A region from the Azospirillum thermophilum genome encodes:
- a CDS encoding efflux RND transporter permease subunit — translation MFQALVGICLRQRVPVLILTALLTLWGILVGRDMPIALLPELHPPVVTIVTEAGGLAPEEVEQMVSFPLETMLNGMPGVARVRSSSSPGFSLIYAEFQWGTDPYRNRQIVAERIGMARDRLPPGLSPQLAPMSSVAGLVMQVALTSDTLDSMALREVADWTLRPRLMGVDGVSQVYVVGGDVRQFRFTPSLAAMRSLGIGLNQVDHALTAFGTNSSGGFNDVHHSEYIIRNVARSHDLDDIRNLVVAYRDDRPVLLSQLGEVSYAPKMKRGDGSFNGRPAVLLSVLKHPGANTVQVAANIEQFLAEIAPSLPAGVRADQISYSQAELINASITNVTHVLRDAIIIVVIVLLAFLLNLQTTLIAMLSIPVSLLVTIITFHLMGATINTMTLGGIAIGIGQLVDDSVVNVENVLRRLYENRQRKHPRPILAVIADASQEVRSGIVYATMIILLVFLPLFALPGEQGRLFGPLGLAYIVSIFASLVVSMTLTPVLCSYLLPRMKDLGASYHGKPVLLLKAANTRALNWALDHRKALFVAAGALVVLAAATLPFLPRSFLPPFNEGTLYVQILNKPGISLAESVRIGQMAEHLILQVPEVVSVSRRTGRNESDEDADPVSASEFPVRIALAGRSRAEVIEDLRRRLSVLPVDLTVTQFLTSRMQVAQNGVRGAIVLKIYGQDLDTLRVLADGMRQKFAAIPGLVDLMVEQQVRVPQVRITMDYGRAKLFGVTPAEVTQALETLANGRVVSQIIDDGRRFDVLLKLSDDERTPEALPQLRIETPAGHVPLSTIATVVSGDGPNQILRENGMRRIAVIANTDGSDTAAIVAKMREAVAATALPQGYATRLEGSFRQEEEGRPMMIGLSCLSAALVFLVLYQRYRSVVLTAIIMGNIPLALIGSVAALWLAGEDLSLAAMIGFIAVAGVAVRNGVLKISHFINLALHDGMPVGRALVVRGCEERLMPVLMTALSAGLALIPLLIASDAPGSEILHPVALVIFGGLVSSTLLDTLTTPVLFHRFGEPAIDRLLAAGGELAVETY, via the coding sequence ATGTTCCAGGCTCTCGTCGGCATCTGTCTGCGCCAGCGCGTTCCGGTCCTGATCCTGACCGCGCTGCTGACCCTCTGGGGAATCCTCGTCGGGCGCGACATGCCGATCGCGCTGCTGCCCGAACTCCACCCGCCCGTGGTCACCATCGTCACCGAGGCCGGCGGCCTTGCGCCCGAGGAAGTGGAGCAGATGGTGTCCTTCCCGCTGGAGACCATGCTGAACGGCATGCCCGGCGTGGCGCGGGTGCGCAGCTCCTCCAGCCCGGGCTTCTCGCTGATCTATGCCGAGTTCCAGTGGGGCACCGACCCCTACCGCAACCGGCAGATCGTGGCGGAGCGCATCGGGATGGCGCGCGACCGGCTGCCGCCCGGCCTGTCGCCGCAGCTCGCCCCGATGTCGTCGGTCGCCGGCCTCGTCATGCAGGTGGCGCTGACCTCCGACACGCTCGATTCGATGGCCCTGCGCGAGGTTGCCGACTGGACCCTGCGGCCGCGGCTGATGGGGGTGGACGGCGTGTCGCAGGTCTATGTGGTGGGTGGCGACGTGCGGCAGTTCCGCTTCACCCCCAGCCTTGCCGCCATGCGCTCGCTCGGTATCGGGCTGAACCAGGTGGACCATGCCCTGACGGCCTTCGGCACCAACAGCTCCGGCGGCTTCAACGACGTCCACCACTCCGAGTACATCATCCGCAACGTCGCCCGCAGCCACGACCTGGACGACATCCGCAACCTGGTGGTCGCCTACCGCGACGACCGGCCGGTGCTGCTGAGCCAGCTCGGCGAGGTCAGCTACGCGCCGAAGATGAAGCGCGGCGACGGCAGCTTCAACGGCAGGCCGGCGGTGCTGCTGTCGGTGCTGAAGCATCCCGGCGCCAACACGGTGCAGGTCGCCGCCAACATCGAGCAGTTCCTGGCGGAGATCGCCCCCTCGCTGCCGGCGGGTGTGCGGGCGGACCAGATCAGCTACAGCCAGGCCGAGCTGATCAACGCCTCCATCACCAACGTCACGCATGTGCTGCGCGACGCCATCATCATCGTGGTGATCGTCCTGCTGGCCTTCCTGCTGAACCTGCAGACGACGCTGATCGCCATGCTGTCGATCCCGGTGTCGCTGCTGGTGACGATCATCACCTTCCATCTGATGGGCGCCACCATCAACACGATGACGCTGGGCGGCATCGCCATCGGCATCGGTCAGCTCGTCGACGATTCGGTGGTGAATGTCGAGAATGTCCTGCGCCGCCTCTACGAGAACCGGCAGCGCAAGCATCCGCGCCCCATCCTGGCGGTGATCGCCGACGCCTCGCAGGAGGTGCGGTCGGGCATCGTCTACGCCACCATGATCATCCTGCTGGTCTTCCTGCCGCTGTTCGCGCTGCCGGGCGAGCAGGGGCGGCTGTTCGGGCCGCTGGGGCTGGCCTACATCGTGTCGATCTTCGCCAGCCTCGTGGTGTCGATGACGCTGACGCCGGTGCTGTGCTCGTACCTGCTGCCGCGGATGAAGGACCTCGGCGCCTCCTACCACGGCAAGCCGGTCCTGCTGCTGAAGGCGGCCAACACGCGGGCGCTGAACTGGGCGCTCGACCATCGGAAGGCGCTGTTCGTCGCCGCCGGCGCTCTGGTGGTGCTGGCGGCGGCCACCCTGCCGTTCCTGCCGCGCAGCTTCCTTCCCCCCTTCAACGAGGGCACGCTCTACGTCCAGATCCTGAACAAGCCGGGCATCTCGCTGGCGGAATCGGTGCGCATCGGCCAGATGGCCGAGCATCTGATCCTGCAGGTGCCGGAGGTGGTGAGCGTGTCCCGCCGCACCGGCCGCAACGAGAGCGACGAGGACGCCGATCCGGTCAGCGCCAGCGAGTTTCCCGTGCGCATCGCGCTGGCCGGACGCAGCCGCGCCGAGGTGATCGAGGATCTGCGCCGCCGCCTGTCGGTTCTGCCGGTGGACCTGACGGTGACGCAGTTCCTCACCTCGCGCATGCAGGTGGCGCAGAACGGCGTGCGCGGCGCCATCGTGCTGAAGATCTACGGGCAGGACCTCGACACGCTGCGGGTCCTGGCCGACGGGATGCGCCAGAAGTTCGCCGCCATTCCCGGCCTCGTCGACCTTATGGTGGAACAGCAGGTGCGCGTGCCGCAGGTCCGCATCACCATGGACTACGGGCGGGCCAAGCTGTTCGGCGTGACGCCGGCGGAGGTGACCCAGGCGCTGGAGACGCTGGCCAACGGCCGCGTCGTCTCGCAGATCATCGACGACGGCCGGCGCTTCGACGTGCTGCTGAAGCTGTCGGACGACGAGCGGACGCCGGAGGCCCTGCCGCAACTGCGCATCGAGACGCCGGCCGGCCATGTGCCGCTCTCCACCATCGCCACCGTGGTCAGCGGCGACGGCCCCAACCAGATCCTGCGCGAGAACGGCATGCGCCGCATCGCGGTCATCGCCAACACCGACGGGTCGGATACCGCGGCCATCGTGGCGAAGATGCGCGAGGCGGTCGCCGCGACGGCCCTGCCGCAGGGCTATGCGACCCGCCTCGAAGGCTCCTTCCGGCAGGAGGAGGAGGGGCGGCCGATGATGATCGGGCTGAGCTGCCTGTCGGCTGCCCTGGTATTCCTGGTGCTCTACCAGCGCTACCGCTCGGTGGTGCTGACCGCCATCATCATGGGCAACATCCCGCTGGCGCTGATCGGCAGCGTGGCCGCCCTGTGGCTGGCGGGCGAGGATCTCAGCCTCGCCGCCATGATCGGCTTCATCGCGGTGGCCGGCGTCGCGGTGCGCAACGGCGTGCTCAAGATCAGCCACTTCATCAACCTCGCCCTTCACGACGGCATGCCGGTCGGCCGGGCGCTGGTGGTGCGCGGCTGCGAGGAGCGGCTGATGCCGGTGCTGATGACGGCGCTGTCCGCCGGGCTCGCCCTCATCCCGCTGCTGATCGCCTCCGACGCGCCGGGCAGCGAAATCCTGCATCCGGTGGCGCTGGTGATCTTCGGCGGGCTGGTCAGCTCGACCCTGCTGGACACGCTGACGACGCCCGTCCTCTTCCACCGCTTCGGCGAACCCGCCATCGACCGCCTGCTGGCGGCCGGCGGCGAGCTTGCCGTCGAGACCTACTGA
- a CDS encoding SH3 domain-containing protein produces the protein MTSTPHSRAALAAALLCWSLAAGPALAQTPSPTGPASRAAVRLEALEGEYVTLGRTNLRQQPSQQGARLAQIDAGTRLRVTGKVADAPWYAVVGPDGRSGYVFADLLRPAADAAQQPAAAGDAVGSALTRRLDAMESSLNAIRDQLKAPADAMQSMAARQESLEKAVEGLRADIAGLRGAAAEAAGAAVAEADKPGGLIDRVLKLQEQIAAQIAEQKAEVGKLAERLDKTEEWLKPLGSWSEETWNRVRPEAESWSGWIWNRYSAVKGWLTEGWWWQQPAAPAVQPAPPAEPPAEPPAPAPASPSAGRTIMG, from the coding sequence ATGACTTCCACCCCTCATTCCAGGGCCGCTCTCGCCGCCGCGCTTCTCTGCTGGTCTCTCGCCGCCGGACCCGCCCTCGCCCAGACGCCGTCCCCGACCGGCCCCGCCAGCCGGGCGGCGGTCCGGCTGGAGGCGCTGGAGGGCGAGTATGTGACGCTCGGCCGGACCAACCTGCGCCAGCAGCCGAGCCAGCAGGGAGCCCGCCTCGCCCAGATCGACGCCGGCACCCGGCTGCGCGTCACCGGCAAGGTGGCGGACGCCCCCTGGTACGCGGTGGTCGGGCCGGACGGGCGCAGCGGCTATGTCTTCGCCGATCTCCTGCGGCCGGCGGCGGATGCCGCGCAGCAGCCGGCGGCGGCCGGGGACGCGGTGGGCTCGGCGCTCACCAGGCGGCTCGACGCCATGGAGTCCTCGCTGAACGCCATCCGCGACCAGTTGAAGGCGCCGGCCGATGCCATGCAGTCGATGGCCGCCCGCCAGGAGTCCCTCGAAAAGGCGGTGGAGGGTCTGCGCGCCGACATCGCCGGCCTGCGCGGGGCGGCGGCCGAGGCGGCCGGGGCCGCGGTGGCGGAGGCCGACAAGCCCGGCGGGCTGATCGACCGCGTGCTGAAGCTGCAGGAGCAGATCGCCGCCCAGATCGCGGAGCAGAAGGCCGAGGTCGGCAAGCTGGCCGAGCGGCTCGACAAGACCGAGGAATGGCTGAAGCCGCTCGGTTCCTGGAGCGAGGAGACGTGGAACCGCGTCCGTCCCGAGGCCGAGAGCTGGAGCGGCTGGATCTGGAACCGCTATTCGGCGGTGAAGGGCTGGTTGACCGAGGGCTGGTGGTGGCAGCAGCCCGCCGCCCCGGCGGTGCAGCCGGCGCCGCCCGCCGAACCGCCCGCCGAACCGCCCGCCCCGGCGCCGGCCAGCCCCTCGGCCGGCCGCACGATCATGGGCTGA
- a CDS encoding cation diffusion facilitator family transporter produces the protein MPLSPDPGHDSHKHDGHKHGHDAHGHAQADGAQAGHGHTGRSQEGRGHGGHFHGNQSHAGHSHGGHSHGGHSHGPVSYDRAFAIGAVLNIGFVAVEAVYGFLANSTALLADAGHNLSDVTGLLFAWGAAWIGRRIPAGRYTYGFGSVSILVSLLNAVILLIAVGAITMESVRRFVEPEPVAEGTVIVVAAIGIVINGLTAWLFMGGQHDLNVKGAYLHMAADAAVSLGVVIAAILVGLTGWLWIDPLTGLAIAAVITVGTWGLLRDSIRLALAAVPESVDRAGVETYLADLPGVTAVHDLHIWPLSTTEVALTAHLVRPGAGPDDDLLKEVAQTLKERFGIGHATLQVEHDGAFCRLAPSNVV, from the coding sequence ATGCCGCTTTCCCCTGACCCCGGGCACGACAGCCACAAGCACGACGGCCACAAGCACGGCCACGACGCCCACGGCCACGCGCAGGCGGATGGCGCGCAGGCGGGGCACGGGCATACCGGCCGGTCGCAGGAGGGCCGCGGGCACGGCGGGCACTTTCACGGCAATCAGTCCCATGCAGGCCATTCCCACGGGGGCCATTCCCATGGTGGTCATTCCCATGGCCCCGTCAGCTACGACCGGGCCTTCGCCATCGGGGCGGTGCTGAACATCGGATTCGTGGCGGTGGAGGCGGTCTACGGGTTCCTGGCGAACTCCACCGCCCTGCTGGCCGACGCCGGCCACAATCTGAGCGATGTGACCGGGCTGCTGTTCGCCTGGGGCGCCGCCTGGATCGGCCGGCGCATCCCGGCCGGGCGCTATACCTACGGGTTCGGGAGCGTCTCGATCCTGGTGTCGCTGCTGAACGCCGTGATCCTGCTGATCGCGGTCGGTGCCATCACCATGGAGTCGGTCCGCCGCTTCGTCGAGCCGGAGCCGGTCGCCGAGGGCACGGTGATCGTGGTCGCCGCCATCGGCATCGTCATCAACGGCCTGACCGCCTGGCTGTTCATGGGCGGCCAGCACGACCTGAACGTCAAGGGCGCCTACCTGCACATGGCGGCCGACGCCGCGGTGTCGCTGGGGGTGGTGATCGCGGCGATCCTGGTGGGGCTGACCGGCTGGCTGTGGATCGACCCGCTGACCGGCCTCGCCATCGCCGCCGTCATCACCGTCGGCACCTGGGGGCTGCTGCGCGATTCGATCCGGCTGGCGCTGGCCGCCGTACCGGAGAGCGTCGACCGCGCCGGCGTCGAGACCTATCTGGCCGACCTGCCCGGCGTCACCGCGGTGCATGACCTGCATATCTGGCCGCTCAGCACGACCGAGGTGGCGCTGACCGCCCATCTCGTCCGGCCGGGCGCCGGTCCCGACGACGATCTGCTGAAGGAGGTGGCCCAGACGCTGAAGGAGCGCTTCGGCATCGGCCACGCCACCCTCCAGGTGGAGCATGACGGCGCCTTCTGCCGCCTCGCCCCCTCCAACGTGGTCTGA
- a CDS encoding OsmC family protein, translated as MKARVTWVDGRMFVGESGSGHAVVMDGAPESGGRNLGIRPMEMLLIGMGGCTSFDVVMILEKGRQVITDCEVSIEAERAETDPKVFTRIHAHFVVTGRNLDPAKVERAIALSAEKYCSASIMLGQTATITHDFEVREAP; from the coding sequence ATGAAGGCGCGGGTGACCTGGGTCGACGGCAGGATGTTCGTCGGCGAATCCGGCAGCGGGCACGCCGTGGTGATGGACGGCGCGCCGGAATCCGGCGGGCGCAACCTGGGCATCCGCCCGATGGAGATGCTGCTGATCGGCATGGGCGGCTGCACCTCCTTCGACGTGGTGATGATCCTGGAGAAGGGGCGTCAGGTCATCACCGACTGCGAGGTCTCCATCGAGGCGGAGCGGGCGGAGACCGACCCGAAGGTCTTCACCAGGATCCACGCCCATTTCGTCGTCACCGGCCGCAACCTCGACCCGGCGAAGGTCGAGCGCGCCATCGCCCTGTCGGCGGAGAAATACTGCTCCGCCTCCATCATGCTCGGGCAGACGGCGACGATCACCCACGACTTCGAGGTGCGCGAGGCGCCGTAA
- the sugE gene encoding quaternary ammonium compound efflux SMR transporter SugE translates to MAWITLFFAGLFEVGWAVGLKYTEGFTRLWPSLFTGLAMLVSVLLLGVALKSLPLGTAYAVWTGIGTIGTALLGILLFGEPAGALRLACIALIAAGIVGLKLVPA, encoded by the coding sequence ATGGCATGGATTACGCTGTTCTTCGCCGGATTGTTCGAGGTCGGCTGGGCCGTCGGACTGAAGTACACCGAAGGCTTCACCCGCCTGTGGCCCAGCCTGTTCACCGGCCTCGCGATGCTGGTCAGCGTCCTCCTGCTGGGGGTGGCGCTGAAGAGCCTGCCGCTCGGTACCGCCTATGCGGTGTGGACCGGCATCGGCACCATCGGCACGGCACTGCTCGGCATCCTGCTGTTCGGGGAGCCGGCGGGGGCGCTGCGGCTTGCCTGCATCGCGCTGATCGCCGCCGGCATCGTCGGGCTGAAGCTGGTGCCCGCCTGA
- a CDS encoding ISAs1 family transposase — protein sequence MSSIAAEFGQKSRLKALLDHFSLIDDPRDPWRVAYPLPEILLLAVCGTIADCEDYEAIAAWGEARLDFLRRFQPYHHGVPSGRWLTVFMNRINPCLFQDCFTAWVREAWPDRPELVAIDGKTSRRSHDRSRAQAPLHLVSAFATTSRLVLGQEAVEDKAGELAAIPVLLERLAADGGLTGAIVTIDAIACNATIAQAIRDAGADYLLAVKANQPTLRDEIETYFAEAPDVALEHATDIDKGHGRIEQRTVTVAREVDWLTGERRFPGEVRLPAVASIIRVGSKAELKDRCRFDTRYYVSSATLSAQAAAEAIRGHWGIENRLHWVLDVVFTDDQSRLRKGHGAQNMAVVRHFAINLVRKAEEPARPRSGLRRATKKPAKPKATSIKLRRKLAGWDTDYLDAILAAKIR from the coding sequence ATGAGTTCCATCGCAGCCGAATTTGGTCAGAAATCGCGTCTGAAGGCGCTGCTGGATCATTTTTCGCTGATCGACGATCCGCGCGATCCGTGGCGGGTGGCCTATCCCTTGCCGGAGATTCTGCTTCTGGCGGTCTGTGGGACGATCGCCGATTGTGAGGATTATGAGGCGATCGCAGCGTGGGGCGAAGCCCGGCTCGATTTTCTGCGGCGGTTTCAGCCCTACCATCACGGGGTGCCGAGCGGACGCTGGCTGACCGTGTTCATGAACCGGATCAACCCGTGCCTGTTCCAGGACTGCTTCACAGCCTGGGTGCGCGAGGCTTGGCCCGACCGCCCCGAGCTTGTCGCCATCGACGGCAAGACCTCGCGGCGCAGCCATGACCGCAGCCGCGCTCAAGCCCCTCTCCACTTGGTGTCGGCCTTCGCCACCACCAGCCGTCTGGTGCTCGGGCAGGAAGCCGTCGAAGACAAGGCTGGCGAACTCGCGGCCATTCCCGTTCTTCTGGAGCGCCTGGCGGCCGACGGCGGCCTCACGGGAGCGATCGTGACCATCGACGCCATCGCCTGCAACGCCACCATCGCCCAAGCCATCCGCGACGCCGGGGCCGACTACCTGCTGGCGGTCAAGGCCAACCAGCCGACCCTGCGCGATGAGATCGAAACTTACTTCGCCGAGGCCCCGGACGTGGCCCTCGAGCACGCCACCGACATCGACAAGGGCCATGGCCGGATCGAGCAGCGCACGGTCACGGTCGCCCGCGAGGTCGATTGGCTGACCGGCGAGCGCCGCTTCCCCGGCGAGGTGCGTCTGCCCGCCGTCGCCTCGATCATTCGGGTTGGCAGCAAAGCCGAGTTGAAGGACCGCTGCCGCTTCGACACCCGCTACTACGTTTCTTCCGCCACGCTGAGCGCCCAGGCAGCGGCTGAGGCCATTCGGGGGCATTGGGGCATCGAGAACCGGCTGCATTGGGTTCTCGACGTCGTCTTCACCGACGACCAGTCCCGCTTGCGCAAGGGACATGGCGCTCAGAACATGGCCGTCGTCCGCCATTTCGCCATCAATCTCGTCCGCAAGGCCGAGGAACCCGCCCGGCCGCGCTCGGGACTGCGGCGCGCCACCAAAAAACCGGCCAAACCCAAAGCGACAAGCATCAAGCTCCGACGAAAGCTGGCGGGATGGGACACCGATTACCTCGACGCCATCCTTGCCGCCAAAATCCGTTAA
- a CDS encoding anthranilate synthase, which produces MFSPSFFLADPGHLEPLTFRTAGGLTVLRTAEPLDPADAVEPLIDALDSRRGLLLSSGVEAPGRYRRCALGFVDPPLSVTARGRTVRIDALNARGRLLLPAVATAMEALPAARAVEVAPARVSVLVRKPAHPFPEEERSRQPSVFSVLRGLTGLFGAEADPLLGLFGAFGYDLAFQFEPIRRRLERPDDQRDLVLYLPDELVAVDPAAGVARRFRYDFAVGEAGTAGLPRDGRPHPYRRETNAPAEGDHAPGEYCAVVEAAKQAFRRGDLFEVVPGQTFAEPCADTPSTVFRRLRAANPAPYEALANLGRGEFLVAASPEMYVRVGGRRVETCPISGTVARGADALEDADRILSLLNSAKDRAELTMCTDVDRNDKARVCEPGSVRVVGRRMLELYSRLIHTVDHVEGRLREGFDALDAFLTHTWAVTVTGAPKRWAMQFLEDTEKSARRWYGGAFGRIGFDGGLDTGLTLRTIRMQDGVAYVRAGATLLSDSDPRAEDAECRLKAAAFLGAIRGEPVAGRAVTAPRGGLGQRVLLVDHDDSFVHTLADYLRQTGAEITTLRHGHARAALAADPPDLLVLSPGPGRPADFDVAGTIDAALALGVPVFGVCLGLQGMAERFGGSLGQLPEPVHGKASEVRVLGGRLFAGLPERLTVGRYHSLVARRETLPAELLVTAETADGQVMAIEHRALPLAAVQFHPESILTLEGGVGLALIGNVMAGLAGRLRAEAA; this is translated from the coding sequence ATGTTCTCCCCCAGCTTCTTCCTCGCCGATCCCGGGCATCTGGAGCCCCTGACCTTCCGGACCGCCGGCGGTCTGACCGTGCTGCGGACGGCCGAGCCGCTCGATCCGGCCGATGCGGTGGAACCGCTGATCGACGCGCTCGACAGCCGCCGCGGCCTCCTGCTGTCGAGCGGGGTCGAGGCGCCCGGCCGCTATCGCCGCTGTGCGCTCGGCTTCGTCGATCCGCCGCTGTCGGTGACCGCCCGCGGGCGGACGGTCCGGATCGACGCTCTCAACGCGCGGGGTAGGCTGCTCCTGCCGGCGGTGGCCACAGCGATGGAAGCGCTGCCCGCCGCCAGGGCCGTCGAGGTGGCGCCGGCCCGCGTCTCGGTGCTGGTGCGCAAGCCGGCCCATCCCTTCCCGGAGGAGGAGCGCAGCCGCCAGCCCTCGGTCTTCTCCGTGCTGCGCGGGCTGACCGGGCTGTTCGGTGCGGAGGCGGATCCGCTGCTTGGGCTGTTCGGCGCCTTCGGCTACGACCTCGCCTTCCAGTTCGAGCCGATCCGGCGGCGGCTGGAGCGGCCGGACGACCAGCGCGACCTCGTCCTCTACCTGCCCGACGAACTCGTGGCCGTCGATCCCGCCGCCGGCGTGGCCCGCCGCTTCCGCTACGACTTCGCGGTGGGGGAGGCGGGCACGGCCGGCCTGCCGCGGGACGGGCGGCCGCACCCCTACCGCCGCGAGACCAACGCTCCGGCCGAGGGAGACCACGCGCCGGGGGAGTATTGCGCGGTGGTCGAGGCGGCGAAGCAGGCCTTCCGCCGAGGCGACCTGTTCGAGGTGGTGCCCGGCCAGACCTTCGCCGAGCCCTGCGCCGACACGCCCTCGACCGTCTTCCGCCGGCTGCGCGCCGCCAACCCGGCCCCCTATGAGGCGCTGGCGAATCTCGGCCGCGGCGAGTTCCTGGTGGCGGCCAGTCCGGAGATGTATGTGCGGGTCGGCGGCCGTCGGGTGGAGACCTGTCCGATCTCCGGGACCGTGGCCCGTGGGGCCGACGCGCTGGAGGATGCCGACCGCATCCTGTCCCTGCTCAACTCCGCCAAGGACCGGGCGGAGCTGACCATGTGCACCGACGTCGACCGCAACGACAAGGCAAGGGTGTGCGAGCCCGGCTCGGTCCGCGTGGTGGGGCGGCGGATGCTGGAGCTCTACTCCCGCCTGATCCACACGGTGGACCATGTGGAAGGGCGGCTGCGCGAGGGGTTCGATGCGCTGGACGCCTTCCTGACCCATACCTGGGCGGTGACGGTGACCGGCGCGCCCAAGCGCTGGGCCATGCAGTTCCTCGAGGATACGGAGAAGTCGGCCCGCCGCTGGTATGGCGGAGCCTTCGGGCGGATCGGGTTCGACGGCGGCCTGGATACCGGGCTGACGCTGCGCACCATCCGGATGCAGGACGGCGTCGCCTATGTCCGGGCCGGCGCCACCCTGCTGTCCGACAGCGACCCGCGGGCGGAGGATGCCGAGTGCCGGCTGAAGGCGGCGGCCTTCCTCGGCGCCATCCGGGGCGAGCCGGTGGCCGGCCGTGCCGTGACCGCACCGCGCGGCGGCCTGGGGCAGCGGGTGCTGCTGGTCGATCATGACGACAGCTTCGTCCATACGCTGGCCGACTATCTGCGCCAGACCGGGGCGGAGATCACCACCCTGCGCCATGGCCATGCGCGTGCGGCTCTCGCCGCCGACCCGCCGGACCTGCTGGTGCTGTCGCCGGGACCGGGCCGGCCGGCCGATTTCGACGTGGCCGGGACGATCGACGCCGCGCTGGCGCTCGGCGTGCCGGTGTTCGGGGTCTGTCTCGGGCTGCAAGGCATGGCCGAACGGTTCGGCGGCAGCCTGGGGCAGCTTCCGGAGCCGGTGCACGGCAAGGCGTCGGAGGTTCGGGTATTGGGCGGTCGGCTGTTTGCCGGTCTGCCGGAGCGTCTGACGGTCGGCCGTTACCACTCGCTGGTCGCGCGGCGGGAAACGCTGCCGGCCGAACTGCTGGTGACGGCGGAGACGGCGGACGGGCAGGTGATGGCGATCGAGCATCGCGCGCTGCCGCTGGCCGCGGTGCAGTTCCACCCGGAGTCGATCCTGACCCTGGAGGGTGGGGTCGGGCTGGCGCTGATCGGGAACGTGATGGCGGGCCTCGCCGGCCGGCTGCGGGCGGAGGCCGCATGA
- a CDS encoding DUF2312 domain-containing protein — protein MSDVGGIAADRLKSFVERIERLEEEKRGLQEDIKEVYAEAKGTGFDTKIIRQIIRLRKMDKADRQEQEALLDLYKEALGMAE, from the coding sequence ATGTCCGACGTCGGCGGCATTGCGGCGGATCGACTGAAATCCTTCGTGGAGCGCATCGAGCGCCTGGAGGAGGAGAAGCGCGGCCTGCAGGAGGACATCAAGGAAGTCTACGCCGAGGCCAAGGGCACCGGGTTCGACACCAAGATCATCCGCCAGATCATCCGCCTGCGGAAGATGGACAAGGCCGACCGCCAGGAGCAGGAGGCCCTGCTCGACCTCTACAAGGAAGCGCTGGGGATGGCGGAGTAG
- a CDS encoding ISAs1 family transposase, translating into MAGVFRISFQGLPDPRTGNARRHDLLEVLTIALTASICGAESCVDFALFARDRRALFAEFLELAGGLPSHDTFSRIFRLLDPAALARCFEQFLGQLGEDGAGVLAIDGKTLRGSFDRAAGRSALHVVTAFASGARMVVGQRAVAAGENEITAARALLELFDLNGVLVTGDALHCQAQTAQTILERGGDWLFPLKDNRPALRAEVERYFADPAAALGDAHVTTDADHGRIEVRRHWTSPEVAWLASDRRFPDEAALPGLKTLGLIERTVTAADQRTTTTRTLYLSSARLDAKALARAVRAHWSIEAAVHWVLDTSFDEDRARNRKDHGPENLAILRKLALNVVRAAKNDDSIRARRKRAGWSDDYARSILAQMR; encoded by the coding sequence ATGGCCGGTGTGTTTCGCATTTCCTTTCAAGGGCTACCCGATCCGCGAACGGGCAATGCCCGTCGTCACGACCTGCTGGAGGTGCTGACCATCGCGCTGACGGCATCGATCTGCGGGGCGGAAAGCTGCGTGGACTTCGCCCTGTTCGCCCGCGACCGGCGGGCGCTGTTCGCGGAGTTTCTGGAACTGGCGGGCGGGTTGCCCAGCCACGACACCTTCTCACGCATCTTCCGCTTGCTGGACCCGGCGGCGCTCGCGCGCTGCTTTGAGCAATTTCTCGGCCAGTTGGGCGAGGATGGCGCCGGAGTGCTGGCGATCGACGGCAAGACGCTGCGCGGCTCCTTCGATCGGGCCGCCGGCCGCTCGGCCCTGCATGTCGTCACCGCGTTTGCCTCCGGCGCCCGGATGGTGGTGGGGCAGCGGGCGGTGGCGGCGGGCGAGAACGAGATCACCGCGGCGCGGGCGTTGCTGGAACTGTTCGACCTCAACGGCGTGCTGGTCACCGGCGACGCCCTTCATTGTCAGGCGCAGACCGCGCAGACCATTCTGGAGCGGGGTGGCGACTGGCTGTTCCCGCTCAAGGACAACCGCCCGGCGCTGCGGGCCGAGGTGGAGCGCTACTTCGCCGACCCGGCGGCGGCGTTGGGCGACGCCCACGTCACCACCGACGCCGATCACGGCCGCATCGAGGTTCGCCGGCACTGGACCAGCCCGGAGGTGGCGTGGCTGGCCTCCGACCGCCGCTTTCCCGACGAGGCCGCCCTGCCGGGCCTGAAGACCCTGGGCCTGATCGAGCGCACCGTCACCGCGGCCGACCAGCGCACGACGACCACCCGCACCCTCTATCTCTCCTCCGCTCGACTGGATGCCAAAGCCCTGGCCCGCGCCGTGCGCGCCCATTGGAGCATCGAGGCCGCCGTCCATTGGGTGCTCGACACCAGCTTTGACGAGGACCGCGCCCGCAACCGCAAGGACCATGGCCCCGAAAACCTCGCCATCCTGCGAAAGCTCGCCCTCAACGTCGTGCGCGCCGCGAAAAACGACGACTCCATCCGCGCCAGACGCAAGCGCGCCGGATGGTCCGACGACTACGCCCGTTCAATCCTCGCTCAAATGCGATAG